From a single Cytophagales bacterium WSM2-2 genomic region:
- a CDS encoding ABC transporter permease: MTPPKLPLRFFRWFCHPELRDSIEGDLMELYRERAKTKGKKSADINLAIDVLLLFRPGIIGFVKKDYSLNYVMIQNNFKIAFRNLWKNKVSSSINILGLTTGIASCLFILLFIQNELSFDRFQENGSRIARVIMEYSFDGGSEVTKGNFTSTKVAPVFSRTFPEVEKAIRMTDVEMIVKHNDNLITEKSFLFADSSFFDAFHYELISGNISRALNGPNKVVLTESTAHRYFDNESPIGKILLMGPDARPYEVTAVIKDYPENSQIRFDMVGSFSSMHENQESTYFDANYTTYLLLRNEASIGSLQQKLHPFMEQESKGDGAKIRFYLEKFDQIHLHSEYGGFTPNTSITYLYILAAIALLILVIVCITYVNLSTAKSVDRAREVGIRKVSGAVKSQLFWQFIGESFVVCCLSVLVSFAATASLLPYFNLLVEKQLQLQNLLTAPFLLISFSIVLMVSLFAGGYPAIVLSRLQPAKVLKGVFRNTSSGKWVQPSLIVFQFSISVFLIIATFIIHDQLEFIQSQKLGYDRNHLLRLRISWDTPYEKAESIKQQLQVAPGVIAVSRCASSPVRISSGFMMSKSETKDAEQISVTANPIDQSYIQVTGLEFIAGSNITDQDMTDAAVPNWEEQTYHFILSESAAHRLGWTPAEAIGQRLKLKRKGVVSGVVKDFHFQSLHESIKPIVLFSAASGGTLLLKIEGGDIQGSLAQLESRWKKIVPDRPFEYQFINDDYNRMYRSEQQLGEVMKLFAGIAIVLASLGLFGLSSYMIQQRTKEIGIRKILGASPVNLLSLLSRGFIRLVLLAIIVASPIAYLLMSQWLNSFAYRIGLSWWVFLVAGSITIVIAILTVSVQGMKTSIANPVKSLRSE; encoded by the coding sequence ATGACGCCTCCCAAGCTTCCTCTCCGTTTCTTCCGCTGGTTCTGCCATCCGGAGTTGCGTGACTCCATCGAGGGAGATTTGATGGAGTTGTACAGAGAAAGAGCAAAGACAAAGGGAAAAAAGAGCGCTGATATTAATCTCGCAATAGATGTCCTGCTTCTTTTCAGGCCTGGAATTATCGGATTTGTAAAAAAAGATTACAGTTTAAACTACGTTATGATTCAAAACAATTTCAAAATCGCATTTCGTAACCTGTGGAAAAATAAGGTTTCAAGCTCAATCAACATCCTTGGGTTAACAACCGGCATAGCCTCGTGTCTGTTTATACTCCTCTTCATTCAAAATGAGTTGAGTTTCGATCGCTTTCAGGAGAACGGCAGTCGTATCGCACGTGTAATTATGGAATATAGTTTCGATGGAGGGAGTGAAGTCACGAAGGGAAATTTTACAAGCACGAAAGTAGCTCCCGTTTTCTCGAGAACTTTTCCTGAAGTGGAAAAGGCCATTCGGATGACCGATGTGGAAATGATTGTGAAACACAATGATAATCTTATCACTGAAAAATCTTTCCTGTTTGCTGATTCTTCTTTCTTCGATGCTTTTCATTATGAGTTGATCAGTGGGAATATCAGCAGGGCATTAAACGGCCCAAACAAAGTAGTGCTCACAGAATCTACTGCACACCGGTATTTTGACAACGAGAGTCCGATCGGAAAAATCCTACTCATGGGTCCCGATGCCAGGCCATACGAAGTGACCGCGGTTATCAAAGACTATCCTGAAAATTCTCAGATCAGATTTGACATGGTCGGCTCATTCTCTTCAATGCATGAAAACCAAGAGTCTACCTACTTTGATGCAAACTATACCACCTATCTCCTGCTTCGAAATGAAGCCTCCATCGGTTCGTTACAACAAAAACTCCATCCATTCATGGAACAAGAGTCGAAGGGAGATGGTGCAAAAATCAGATTTTACCTCGAAAAATTCGATCAGATCCACTTGCATTCCGAATATGGAGGATTTACTCCCAACACCAGCATCACCTATCTCTACATCCTTGCAGCAATTGCATTGCTCATTCTCGTCATTGTGTGTATCACGTATGTGAATCTGAGTACTGCCAAGTCGGTAGACCGCGCGCGCGAAGTCGGAATAAGAAAAGTATCGGGGGCGGTAAAATCCCAATTGTTCTGGCAATTTATTGGCGAATCGTTTGTCGTTTGTTGTTTGTCTGTGCTGGTCAGCTTTGCCGCAACGGCCTCTCTCTTGCCTTACTTTAATCTGTTGGTTGAAAAACAGCTACAACTTCAAAATTTGCTCACGGCACCTTTCTTACTTATCTCTTTTTCGATCGTTTTGATGGTGAGCCTTTTCGCAGGTGGATATCCTGCCATTGTTTTGTCACGACTTCAACCGGCAAAAGTATTGAAAGGTGTTTTCCGAAATACCTCCTCTGGCAAATGGGTACAACCTTCTCTGATTGTTTTTCAGTTCAGCATTTCCGTGTTCCTGATTATTGCCACTTTTATCATCCATGATCAGCTTGAGTTTATTCAGAGTCAAAAACTCGGTTATGATCGCAACCATCTCCTTCGTCTTCGTATCTCCTGGGATACTCCCTACGAAAAAGCTGAATCGATAAAGCAGCAGCTTCAGGTTGCTCCGGGAGTAATTGCAGTATCTCGATGCGCCAGTAGTCCTGTCCGGATTTCCAGCGGGTTCATGATGAGCAAGAGCGAAACGAAAGATGCCGAACAAATTTCAGTAACGGCCAATCCCATCGATCAAAGTTATATTCAGGTTACAGGGCTTGAATTCATTGCCGGAAGTAATATCACAGACCAGGACATGACGGACGCTGCCGTGCCCAACTGGGAAGAGCAAACCTACCATTTTATCCTGAGTGAAAGCGCAGCACACAGATTGGGATGGACTCCCGCTGAAGCTATTGGCCAGCGTTTGAAATTGAAAAGAAAAGGTGTTGTTAGTGGTGTTGTGAAAGATTTCCATTTTCAGTCTTTGCACGAAAGCATCAAGCCCATTGTTTTATTCTCAGCTGCATCGGGAGGGACTTTGCTTCTGAAAATTGAAGGAGGCGATATACAAGGCTCGCTAGCCCAACTGGAAAGCCGGTGGAAAAAAATTGTACCTGATCGTCCGTTCGAATACCAGTTTATCAATGACGACTATAATCGTATGTACCGGTCAGAGCAGCAACTGGGCGAAGTGATGAAATTATTTGCTGGCATTGCCATCGTCCTGGCGAGTCTTGGGTTGTTTGGCTTATCCTCTTACATGATTCAACAACGCACCAAAGAAATCGGAATACGAAAAATACTTGGGGCATCACCAGTAAACTTGCTTTCATTATTGTCTCGTGGTTTCATACGACTCGTTCTGCTTGCTATCATAGTAGCATCCCCGATTGCGTATCTGCTGATGTCTCAATGGTTGAACAGTTTTGCTTACCGCATCGGCCTGTCATGGTGGGTATTCCTTGTGGCTGGATCAATCACCATCGTCATCGCAATATTGACGGTTAGTGTTCAAGGCATGAAAACATCAATCGCTAATCCAGTGAAAAGTTTGAGATCGGAATGA
- a CDS encoding ABC transporter permease, translating into MELYKEMIKTSGKRKADFNFVIDVLLLFRPGIIGRGNKEYSINSYAMLKNYFKIGWRSMLRQRMYSFIKIGGFAIGIAACLLITLFIREELSYDTRYQNGDRIFRVVVAYNFNGESGKDVWFQAPFAKALKDDYPEIEKVGRYNSSELFGAGSAQIRRDDQPDNTYEEGFVYADQALLEILQVPMVYGSLAHCLDNPKTIVITKRKADKFFPNENPVGKLMIVNNNEKEPYRIGGVIENLPPASHLQYDFFLTMTGVEFWKGEQSDWGATNYPTYIQLREGSDKSQLEKKMIGVINKYLLPRWIKDGVPNADVLAKSAWFILQPVKDIYLKSEGISDPVSHGDIRFVWLFGAIAAFILLIACINFINLSTAKSANRAKEVGLRKTVGSNRSSIINQFLTESLLFSFISFGLGLMLAELLMPFFNSLAAKSLFIPWKEWWFIPIVVASSVIIGILAGIYPSFYLSSFKPIQVLKGNLSKGSKNSFTRSTLVVFQFTTSIVLIIATAVIYRQVNFILNTKVGFDKDQVLVLRGTSTLGNQVKTFKDELQQLASVKGVTVSDYLPIKGTKRNGNGFWIEGKQNEDHSLGVQFWRVDPDYIKTMGMKIVDGRNFSPDAVSDSASIIINQTMARKLGLKDPVGKRVQNWRAWNVVGVVEDFNFESLRNEVGPLCMVLGESPGIVSVKLNAQSLTAALPAIESLWKKIAPHQPIRYSFLDESFARMYDDVKRMGRIFTSFAVLAIIVACLGLFALSSFMVEQRGKEISIRLVLGASLQNIFSILTVNFLKLIVVSIFIAGPIAWYMMNQWLLDFNYRTKITWDVFAITGGMAILIALFTISYQAIRAALAKPVNNLRSE; encoded by the coding sequence ATGGAACTGTATAAAGAAATGATTAAAACATCCGGCAAACGAAAAGCAGATTTCAATTTCGTGATTGACGTTTTGTTGTTGTTCAGGCCGGGAATTATCGGGAGAGGAAACAAGGAATATTCAATAAATAGTTACGCTATGCTTAAAAATTATTTCAAGATCGGTTGGCGGAGCATGTTGCGCCAGCGCATGTATTCATTCATCAAGATTGGTGGTTTTGCCATCGGAATTGCAGCATGTCTTCTGATCACTTTGTTCATTCGCGAAGAATTGAGCTATGACACCCGCTATCAAAATGGAGATCGCATCTTCCGCGTGGTGGTCGCTTACAATTTTAATGGAGAATCCGGCAAGGACGTCTGGTTCCAGGCACCATTCGCGAAAGCGTTGAAAGACGATTATCCTGAAATAGAAAAAGTAGGACGCTATAACTCCAGCGAACTCTTTGGAGCGGGAAGTGCTCAGATTCGCAGAGACGACCAGCCCGACAATACTTACGAAGAAGGCTTTGTTTATGCTGATCAGGCATTGCTGGAGATTCTGCAAGTGCCCATGGTTTACGGAAGCCTGGCGCATTGCCTCGACAATCCTAAAACGATTGTTATCACAAAACGAAAAGCTGACAAATTCTTTCCCAACGAAAACCCTGTGGGCAAGCTGATGATCGTCAATAATAATGAGAAGGAGCCCTATCGTATTGGCGGTGTCATTGAAAACCTCCCTCCGGCTTCACATTTGCAATACGATTTCTTTCTCACCATGACAGGCGTTGAATTCTGGAAAGGTGAGCAGTCAGATTGGGGCGCTACCAACTACCCGACTTACATACAACTGCGGGAAGGGTCTGACAAAAGCCAGCTTGAAAAGAAAATGATAGGTGTTATCAATAAATACTTACTTCCCAGGTGGATAAAAGATGGCGTGCCAAATGCAGATGTGCTGGCTAAAAGTGCCTGGTTTATTCTTCAGCCCGTGAAAGATATTTATTTGAAATCAGAAGGAATCAGCGATCCCGTATCTCATGGCGACATCCGTTTCGTCTGGTTGTTTGGGGCTATTGCCGCATTCATCCTGCTGATCGCTTGCATCAACTTCATCAATTTGTCTACAGCTAAATCAGCCAATCGCGCAAAGGAAGTTGGCCTTCGAAAAACGGTTGGATCAAATCGGAGCAGCATCATCAATCAGTTCCTGACAGAATCTTTGCTCTTCAGTTTCATTTCTTTCGGACTTGGATTAATGTTGGCTGAACTACTGATGCCATTCTTCAATTCGCTTGCCGCGAAATCATTGTTCATTCCATGGAAAGAATGGTGGTTCATTCCTATCGTGGTCGCCTCATCTGTGATCATTGGTATCCTTGCCGGAATCTATCCTTCATTCTATTTATCGTCTTTCAAACCGATCCAGGTGCTGAAAGGAAATTTGAGCAAGGGAAGCAAGAATTCATTTACACGAAGCACACTGGTCGTATTTCAGTTCACAACATCAATTGTCCTGATTATCGCTACGGCAGTCATTTACAGGCAGGTCAATTTCATTCTGAATACAAAAGTCGGCTTCGACAAAGACCAGGTGCTGGTACTCCGCGGCACGAGCACACTCGGGAATCAGGTAAAAACATTTAAAGACGAACTTCAGCAATTGGCCTCCGTGAAGGGCGTAACCGTGAGTGATTACCTTCCTATCAAAGGAACCAAGCGAAATGGTAATGGTTTCTGGATAGAAGGGAAACAAAATGAAGATCATTCGCTCGGTGTGCAGTTCTGGCGTGTGGACCCTGACTATATCAAAACGATGGGAATGAAAATTGTAGACGGACGGAATTTTTCACCAGACGCTGTTTCAGATTCCGCTTCTATCATAATTAACCAGACCATGGCTAGAAAACTCGGACTGAAAGATCCCGTGGGTAAACGGGTACAAAATTGGCGCGCATGGAATGTAGTTGGCGTGGTTGAAGACTTCAATTTTGAATCGCTTCGCAACGAAGTCGGGCCGTTGTGCATGGTGTTGGGAGAGAGTCCCGGGATTGTGTCGGTAAAATTAAACGCACAAAGTCTGACGGCAGCTTTGCCCGCCATCGAATCACTCTGGAAAAAAATTGCTCCTCACCAACCCATCCGTTACTCTTTCCTTGATGAGAGCTTTGCCCGGATGTATGATGACGTGAAAAGGATGGGCCGCATCTTCACAAGTTTTGCCGTGCTGGCTATTATCGTAGCATGCCTCGGTCTGTTTGCGCTGTCCTCATTCATGGTGGAGCAACGGGGGAAGGAAATCAGTATCCGGTTGGTACTGGGCGCATCACTTCAAAATATATTCAGTATCCTGACGGTGAACTTTCTTAAACTGATTGTCGTGTCAATCTTCATCGCTGGGCCAATTGCCTGGTACATGATGAACCAATGGTTATTGGATTTCAATTACAGAACAAAAATAACCTGGGATGTTTTCGCAATCACTGGAGGTATGGCCATCCTGATCGCATTGTTCACGATAAGTTATCAGGCCATCCGTGCTGCACTGGCGAAACCCGTTAATAATTTAAGATCGGAGTAG
- a CDS encoding cupin, whose amino-acid sequence MESINLLQKFSKFSEHWHPYIVGELNENFIKLAKIKDEFVWHKHEHEDELFVVLKGTLIMDFRDKTIEVKAGEILTVPKGVEHRPRTNGEEVQLMLIEPKETKHTGDVITEKTVTDLEWI is encoded by the coding sequence ATGGAATCGATAAATCTCTTACAAAAATTTTCAAAGTTCAGTGAGCACTGGCACCCTTACATTGTGGGCGAGCTCAACGAAAACTTTATCAAGTTAGCCAAAATTAAAGATGAATTTGTATGGCATAAACATGAACATGAAGACGAACTATTTGTGGTGTTGAAGGGCACGCTCATCATGGACTTCCGCGACAAGACCATCGAAGTGAAGGCAGGGGAGATCCTTACGGTGCCTAAAGGTGTAGAGCACCGGCCACGCACCAACGGTGAGGAAGTGCAGCTGATGCTGATCGAGCCGAAAGAAACAAAGCACACTGGTGATGTCATCACTGAAAAGACAGTTACTGACCTCGAGTGGATTTAG
- a CDS encoding NAD-dependent dehydratase produces MTQKNRVLVTGANGHLGNNLVRLLISKGIPVRASVRNINNKEPFTGLDCEVVQSDITNKQSLVNALRDVETFYAVGAVFTLWAKNPKKEIYDVNMEGTRNMVEAAAQAGVKRIVYVSSIAALNYSQLPTKESYGQNPDRRDVYYNSKNDGEKLAFELAKKHGIELVAVLPSAMIGSEAYGNLNVSFNIIRLILNKEIPVETNITLNWVDVKDVAEGCYLAATKGKDGERYILANEKCMSIRDTTKVAQELFPELQLTLPRPVPKSILYMVAWFMELGSKITGKAPQMTTKDIAMFAGLQQDFDTTKARTELGFLPKPPKEVVKNAMQYLMSNHGRFSINKV; encoded by the coding sequence ATGACACAGAAAAATAGAGTTTTAGTTACAGGGGCCAACGGACACCTGGGCAACAATTTAGTAAGGCTTCTGATCAGCAAAGGGATACCAGTGAGAGCCTCAGTTCGAAACATCAACAACAAAGAACCATTTACAGGCTTGGATTGTGAGGTTGTACAATCCGACATCACGAACAAGCAATCATTGGTGAACGCTCTTCGGGACGTAGAGACATTTTACGCAGTTGGCGCTGTCTTTACGTTATGGGCAAAGAACCCAAAGAAAGAAATCTATGATGTAAATATGGAAGGAACCAGGAACATGGTTGAAGCAGCTGCACAGGCAGGAGTAAAACGAATTGTTTATGTGAGCTCGATCGCTGCCTTGAATTATTCTCAACTGCCAACCAAAGAAAGTTATGGACAAAACCCGGACCGAAGAGATGTTTATTACAATTCAAAGAATGATGGAGAGAAACTGGCATTTGAATTGGCAAAAAAACATGGAATCGAATTAGTTGCAGTCTTGCCCTCGGCTATGATCGGGAGTGAGGCCTACGGAAACTTAAATGTCTCGTTCAATATCATTCGCCTGATTTTGAATAAGGAAATTCCCGTCGAAACAAACATTACTCTAAATTGGGTAGACGTGAAAGATGTGGCTGAGGGTTGCTACCTGGCTGCTACGAAAGGGAAAGATGGCGAACGTTACATATTGGCTAATGAGAAATGCATGTCCATCCGTGATACAACTAAAGTAGCTCAGGAGCTTTTTCCGGAGCTGCAACTCACGCTTCCGCGGCCTGTGCCCAAATCAATTTTGTATATGGTAGCTTGGTTTATGGAACTGGGAAGCAAGATCACCGGGAAAGCACCACAAATGACCACCAAGGATATCGCCATGTTTGCCGGGTTACAACAAGACTTTGATACAACTAAGGCAAGAACAGAACTGGGATTCTTACCCAAGCCCCCAAAGGAAGTTGTAAAAAATGCAATGCAATATCTGATGAGCAATCACGGCCGGTTTTCTATCAATAAAGTTTAG
- a CDS encoding cyclic nucleotide-binding protein yields MHKKLIELISKFAPVSEKEIQLCHNYFEPALFPKNRILEEENEVPKYLYFIVSGFVRVFHYDESGEEITTHINCPPGFITSYSNFVAQTKSNENVECVTDCELLKITKQNSDLLMAGSPVFKDFSIWIFQQSLAYNESRSRDLANLTAEERYLKLIENYPAILQNVPIQFIASYLGIKPESLSRIRRKILA; encoded by the coding sequence ATGCACAAGAAGTTGATTGAGTTGATTTCAAAATTTGCACCGGTCTCTGAAAAGGAGATTCAACTTTGCCACAACTATTTCGAGCCTGCGTTGTTTCCCAAAAACAGGATCCTTGAAGAGGAGAACGAAGTGCCAAAATATTTGTACTTCATCGTCTCAGGATTTGTTCGTGTATTTCATTATGATGAATCGGGTGAAGAAATTACTACTCATATTAATTGTCCCCCGGGTTTCATCACTTCATACTCCAATTTTGTAGCTCAGACAAAATCCAATGAGAATGTGGAATGCGTAACCGATTGCGAGTTGCTGAAAATAACGAAACAGAATTCAGACTTGCTGATGGCCGGGAGCCCTGTCTTCAAAGACTTTAGCATTTGGATATTTCAGCAATCACTGGCTTACAATGAAAGTCGATCCAGAGACCTTGCTAATCTGACCGCAGAAGAGCGCTACTTGAAACTAATCGAAAACTACCCTGCGATTTTGCAAAACGTTCCCATACAATTTATTGCTTCATACCTGGGAATAAAACCGGAAAGCTTAAGCCGCATCAGAAGAAAGATACTGGCCTAG
- a CDS encoding ABC transporter permease: MITNLMNITWRYLMRQKANTAMHIIGLTLGITVCLLIVLFVRYEMSFDGYHPSTKNTYRVISDWLEQGQLSQHFSTPFPLASALRNDASGFEHVTFVHPVYAKTVEVTPQKRFIINHIIAVEPEFAEIFSVEVIQGDLHQTLRQPYQAVLTESTAKKMFGSENPIGKTFKFKIREDFEFTVTTLIKDLPANTHLEVSILVSHSYKENFLKPNLDGWTYVSGTETFITLPKKADTSVLMAQLKNIADKYINAKIGPMYRSDFELQAMSDIHFGTNLSDGHAMSVSWLWFFAGIGLTVLVLACINFVNLSTAQALTRAKEVGIRKSIGAGRGSLITQFLTEAWILTFISGIVAIALTQLLLPFVNTMLGKDIAFDLFESPAMLITLILGLTLTGLSAGIYPAWVIAKFNPSVTLKVGVLTAGGGSSWLRKGLVVAQFTVSACLLMAVILMAQQVDYLRSKNLGFDKDHVVVVEVNNTKKTAAVLSHELSAIPSVAGVSFSTSTPSSEGHWGTLMSRISRNDPGRKSMTLILADNNFGDLYKLKLLAGRTLQPADTSSIGRALPEEQRVMRAVVNEQLIRGLGFESNEAAIGQRIHIGFNEGKVDIVGVVANFNQGPLSKATTPVLITSQPREYEIAGIKIEKGSDIPKALAAIETAWKKAFPEGVFTYKFLDEQIDAYYKAEERLFNLFKIFSGIAMLISCLGLFALAAFTTQHRVKEIGIRKVLGATVSSILMLVSKDFVKLVFAALVLATPIAWYGVHQWLSNYAYHIEITGWAFGIAGVMAMVVTLTAIGTQAFKSALANPAESLKSE; this comes from the coding sequence ATGATCACTAATCTCATGAACATTACCTGGCGTTACCTGATGCGCCAAAAGGCCAACACTGCTATGCACATCATTGGCCTTACGCTTGGCATAACTGTGTGTTTGTTAATTGTCTTGTTCGTCCGGTATGAGATGAGTTTCGATGGCTATCATCCTAGTACTAAAAATACCTATCGTGTGATCTCGGATTGGCTGGAGCAAGGGCAACTGAGCCAGCACTTCTCAACACCTTTCCCGCTGGCAAGCGCTCTTCGCAACGATGCCTCCGGTTTTGAGCATGTGACCTTCGTTCACCCGGTTTATGCGAAAACAGTGGAAGTAACTCCGCAAAAGCGATTCATCATTAACCATATCATAGCTGTTGAACCTGAGTTCGCTGAAATTTTTTCCGTGGAGGTGATTCAAGGTGATTTGCACCAAACGCTTCGTCAACCCTATCAAGCCGTGCTTACTGAATCCACTGCCAAAAAAATGTTCGGGTCTGAAAATCCGATCGGCAAAACTTTCAAATTCAAAATCAGGGAAGACTTTGAATTTACAGTTACTACATTGATCAAAGATCTGCCGGCCAATACACACCTGGAAGTTTCCATACTGGTCTCGCACTCGTACAAGGAAAATTTTTTAAAACCTAACCTGGATGGCTGGACATACGTCTCGGGCACAGAAACATTTATCACATTACCTAAAAAGGCAGACACCAGTGTGCTGATGGCTCAACTCAAGAACATTGCAGACAAATATATCAACGCGAAAATCGGACCTATGTATCGCAGCGACTTTGAGTTGCAGGCTATGAGTGATATTCACTTTGGCACAAATCTGTCTGACGGCCATGCAATGTCCGTAAGCTGGTTATGGTTTTTCGCCGGGATCGGCCTGACTGTGTTGGTGCTCGCCTGTATTAATTTCGTAAACTTATCCACTGCTCAGGCTCTTACCCGGGCCAAGGAAGTAGGCATCCGCAAATCCATCGGGGCGGGGCGAGGTAGCTTGATAACACAATTCCTGACGGAAGCATGGATACTCACGTTTATCTCTGGCATCGTAGCCATTGCACTTACACAATTGTTACTTCCTTTCGTCAATACGATGCTGGGCAAAGACATTGCATTTGATTTGTTTGAGTCACCTGCAATGTTGATTACGCTTATTTTAGGGTTGACACTTACAGGATTGTCGGCAGGTATCTACCCTGCCTGGGTAATAGCAAAGTTCAACCCAAGTGTCACGTTGAAAGTGGGCGTGCTCACGGCTGGTGGCGGCAGCTCGTGGCTGCGAAAAGGATTAGTCGTAGCACAGTTCACAGTTTCAGCGTGTCTCCTCATGGCGGTTATTCTGATGGCTCAGCAAGTGGATTATCTCCGTAGTAAAAATCTCGGCTTTGACAAAGATCATGTAGTTGTTGTTGAGGTTAATAACACAAAGAAAACAGCAGCCGTGTTGAGCCATGAGCTCTCTGCTATTCCATCTGTGGCCGGTGTTTCTTTTTCGACCTCTACGCCCAGCAGCGAAGGTCATTGGGGAACGCTTATGAGCCGTATCAGTCGCAATGACCCTGGTCGTAAGTCCATGACGTTGATTTTGGCTGACAATAATTTCGGAGACCTTTATAAATTGAAACTATTGGCAGGGCGCACACTTCAACCAGCAGACACCAGCAGCATTGGGCGAGCATTGCCCGAAGAGCAGCGTGTGATGCGGGCGGTAGTAAATGAGCAATTGATCCGTGGCCTGGGCTTTGAATCAAATGAGGCCGCGATAGGGCAACGGATCCATATCGGATTTAATGAAGGCAAAGTTGATATTGTCGGTGTGGTGGCCAACTTCAACCAGGGACCACTCTCAAAAGCAACCACTCCGGTGCTCATCACATCACAACCAAGGGAATACGAAATCGCGGGAATAAAAATTGAAAAAGGAAGTGACATCCCGAAAGCTCTGGCTGCCATCGAAACCGCCTGGAAGAAAGCGTTCCCCGAAGGCGTCTTCACTTACAAATTCCTGGATGAGCAAATTGACGCCTACTACAAGGCAGAAGAACGCCTGTTCAATCTCTTCAAGATTTTTTCCGGCATTGCCATGCTGATCTCCTGCCTTGGCCTGTTTGCACTGGCCGCTTTCACCACACAACACCGCGTGAAAGAAATTGGTATTCGGAAAGTATTAGGCGCCACTGTGAGTTCTATACTAATGTTGGTGTCAAAGGATTTTGTAAAACTGGTATTTGCAGCCCTCGTTCTTGCCACACCGATCGCCTGGTATGGCGTTCATCAATGGCTCTCCAACTATGCATATCATATTGAAATTACAGGTTGGGCTTTTGGTATAGCAGGCGTGATGGCTATGGTGGTTACGCTCACCGCTATCGGTACGCAGGCTTTCAAATCGGCATTGGCTAATCCCGCGGAAAGTTTGAAGAGCGAATAG